A genome region from Euphorbia lathyris chromosome 4, ddEupLath1.1, whole genome shotgun sequence includes the following:
- the LOC136226124 gene encoding protein VAPYRIN-like has translation MEKPLVEVSDTEIRLDFVLNSKCRANIRLRSLSATTPIAFKVQTSSPHKFLVNPPTGFIPPLSIATFQIILKPQTHVPSSFPRSPSDRFLIKTAPFVANSSDSLNSWFSSLPHGSTQDFKLKVAFLGHFLLRHAVGSGDVDSVRNMIKRQRSILAELSPKNAESLLRVATELNDPENMVNLLLEAGLKIEARVEADNLSFYPVGSQLVWNDMQSETAFDRTDEISDLVERFGPLDLRDNAGRTPLHLAASKGDISCARALLESGTDKNCRSKDGRTAIYRAAANGDRRMVEMLIEMDADPTIADNRGRSAFDAARDKGYEEIVEILERGEAVLTAARRGDSKHLQSLLTKGATLNYNDQYGFSALHAAAIKGHKNTVETLIQFGVNLECRDNEGNVPLHLAVAGGSLETVEVLVENGANCNAENNHGATPILMAKAIGYDGITEFLVSRGASFSSSPLDDFSYFS, from the exons ATGGAGAAGCCGTTGGTGGAGGTTTCCGACACCGAAATTCGCCTAGATTTCGTGCTTAATTCGAAATGCAGAGCCAACATTCGCCTCCGGTCACTCTCCGCCACCACTCCCATAGCTTTCAAGGTACAAACCTCATCTCCTCACAAGTTTCTGGTTAATCCACCCACTGGATTTATTCCTCCCTTATCCATTGCCACATTTCAAATCATCCTCAAACCCCAAACTCATGTTCCTTCCTCTTTCCCTCGCTCTCCGTCTGATCGTTTCCTCATAAAAACGGCACCGTTTGTCGCCAATTCTTCCGATTCGCTTAACTCGTGGTTCTCTTCGCTCCCTCACGGCTCAACTCAGGATTTTAAGCTCAAGGTTGCTTTCCTCGGTCATTTTCTTCTCCGTCATGCTGTCGGCTCCGGCGATGTTGACTCGGtgaggaatatgataaaaagGCAGAGGTCGATTCTGGCTGAGTTGTCTCCTAAAAATGCTGAGTCGCTCCTCCGTGTCGCCACCGAGTTGAATGACCCGGAGAATATGGTTAATCTGCTGCTTGAAGCGGGATTAAAAATCGAGGCACGTGTGGAAGCAGATAATTTGAGTTTCTATCCGGTGGGTTCTCAGTTGGTGTGGAATGACATGCAGTCGGAAACGGCGTTTGATCGGACGGATGAGATTTCAGATTTGGTTGAAAGATTTGGGCCGTTGGATTTGAGAGATAACGCGGGGAGAACACCGTTGCATTTGGCGGCAAGTAAGGGGGATATCAGCTGCGCTAGAGCGTTGCTGGAATCGGGTACAGATAAGAATTGTAGGAGCAAGGATGGCAGGACTGCAATATATAGGGCGGCGGCTAATGGTGACCGTCGGATGGTTGAAATGCTAATTGAGATGGATGCGGACCCCACTATTGCAGATAATCGTGGCCGTTCAGCATTTGACGCTGCTCGCGATAAGGGATAT GAGGAGATAGTCGAGATCCTAGAACGCGGAGAAGCAGTGTTAACAGCAGCACGccgtggagattcaaaacaccTCCAATCACTTCTAACAAAAGGTGCAACCTTAAATTACAACGATCAATACGGCTTTTCAGCCTTGCACGCAGCAGCAATAAAAGGACACAAAAACACAGTAGAAACACTAATTCAATTTGGGGTAAACTTGGAGTGCCGAGACAATGAGGGCAATGTGCCACTTCACTTGGCCGTCGCGGGCGGCAGCTTAGAGACAGTTGAAGTTTTAGTTGAGAATGGAGCTAATTGTAATGCTGAGAATAATCATGGTGCCACCCCTATTCTCATGGCTAAAGCAATTGGCTATGATGGTATAACAGAGTTTCTTGTAAGTAGAGGtgcttctttctcttcttctcctcttgatgatttttcttatttttcataa